Proteins from a single region of Argopecten irradians isolate NY chromosome 7, Ai_NY, whole genome shotgun sequence:
- the LOC138327408 gene encoding protocadherin-9-like, whose protein sequence is MKPVLVFLSLTGLFCGTQAVIRFTIAEELPTSTLVGNIADKSGLKTNYTTEEFNSIRYKFLDQSIMQTRFTINDVSGNLSTSVVLDRESICGYKEVCILAFDVAAYSNMITLFEILSVEVELTDENDNIPTFPESNVTFHMLESSVIGSTISLDYATDLDSTRLNSIKSYEIVPADFGVFGLNVTTKPDGGFQLRLVLLQYLDRETTNHYQFYVIAKDGGVKQNIGTMTVNIEVTDYNDHSPEFVQPLYNVTVAEGVAIHTSILKLSATDEDIGDNARISYGFSARQSDLDIITSLFEIEPDTGVLKVIGDLVYETGKVHKFYVEASDHGEQPRVTQTTVYITILDIGNNPPTVSINFLSSGNAGLVNVSESANLKTVIAHVNVIDTDSGSNGRVDCTISGHDFELSTVGDKGYIVRVNRTLDRETREVQNISIVCRDHGSPVLSSSLNFLVRILDENDNAPVFNQDTYFAFVEENSKIGAMIKQVGATDIDVGRNAVVYYYLTDDAQGRFAINSNSGVITTYTQFDREQRNHYEFTVLAVDSGNPPMTGSATVVLTVTDINDNYPTFDGASFQFFVQENLAVDAYVGTLSANDDDEGVNQEVIFSISPSYANQVPFYVMPDGAIKTNIRLDRETESFYSFEVEVTDKGSPPLSTATNVVIHVTDDNDQAPVIQFPNKGNNSVSVSFLVPVGTTITKVLAYDLDEEGPNSRLTYSIRSGNHRDIFAIGQTSGNIYLKRAYSLESDETFLLEISVKDNAPHPKETVHQLEIILKYSNESTSSLVTTTGNTNVIISIVVIAFTFVISAAIITTICILRRHDKKLEMKHSEKMFDKPEVTADNKTKTCDLTYNVKDVLDTPKKKKKEVSFSLDEAYGSMQHDYTGTTELNIADPLEDGMYPNQSNKQIQNLHLHKLHLQAHDKHDQKNIMAQPLFDNLSDTSGETANSDSGRGGSDVDLSCQMSMQDELKTFTFNYFNKKPKSSTPSTLSNVSQPSVHNKNRSHRGSDSSGHYGQKHYNGSVDVFHTGSDFPKDKTDSRVKNSVENFTKDNPKKSSHRSKSEKWFPSYV, encoded by the exons ATGAAGCCTGTTTTAGTATTTCTTTCGCTGACGGGATTATTTTGTGGGACTCAAGCTGTGATAAGGTTCACAATTGCCGAGGAACTGCCAACGTCAACTTTAGTGGGAAACATTGCAGACAAAAGTGGATTGAAGACTAATTACACGACGGAGGAGTTTAACAGCATTCGTTATAAGTTTTTGGATCAAAGTATCATGCAGACACGGTTTACGATAAATGACGTATCAGGGAACTTGTCTACGTCGGTGGTACTGGACAGGGAGTCTATCTGTGGGTACAAGGAAGTGTGTATCCTGGCTTTCGACGTTGCGGCCTACTCCAACATGATCACCCTGTTTGAGATCTTATCTGTGGAAGTGGAACTAACGGATGAGAATGACAATATCCCCACATTCCCGGAGAGTAACGTTACCTTCCATATGTTGGAATCATCTGTAATCGGCTCTACCATTTCGTTAGATTATGCAACCGACCTCGATTCAACTCGTCTCAACTCCATCAAATCGTATGAAATTGTACCAGCAGATTTCGGTGTGTTTGGTCTAAACGTGACAACAAAGCCCGATGGAGGATTTCAGTTACGACTTGTGTTATTACAGTATCTAGACAGAGAAACCACTAATCACTACCAGTTTTATGTAATCGCAAAAGATGGAGGAGTTAAACAAAACATCGGGACAATGACAGTAAACATCGAAGTGACAGACTACAACGACCACTCCCCGGAGTTTGTACAGCCGCTCTACAATGTTACTGTGGCTGAGGGTGTGGCTATACATACATCTATTCTGAAACTGTCGGCTACAGACGAGGACATCGGAGACAATGCCAGGATTAGCTACGGATTTAGCGCTCGACAATCTGATCTAGATATCATCACCAGTTTGTTTGAAATAGAACCTGACACAGGAGTTTTGAAAGTCATTGGAGATTTGGTATACGAGACTGGGAAAGTTCACAAGTTTTACGTAGAAGCTAGTGATCATGGTGAGCAGCCTCGCGTTACCCAGACAACCGTCTACATTACGATATTAGACATAGGTAACAACCCTCCTACTGTGAGTATCAACTTCCTGTCCTCAGGAAATGCTGGTTTGGTCAATGTGTCTGAGTCCGCAAATCTGAAAACGGTTATAGCACATGTAAATGTGATAGATACAGATTCAGGGTCTAATGGTAGGGTAGACTGTACCATTTCTGGTCATGACTTTGAACTTTCAACTGTAGGGGACAAAGGTTATATAGTGCGAGTGAACCGTACTCTGGATCGGGAGACGAGAGAAGTACAGAACATCTCTATCGTGTGTCGGGATCACGGATCTCCAGTTCTCAGCTCCTCACTTAACTTCCTGGTCAGGATCCTAGATGAGAATGATAACGCGCCTGTATTTAATCAGGACACATACTTTGCATTCGTTGAGGAAAACAGTAAAATTGGTGCCATGATAAAACAAGTTGGTGCCACGGACATTGACGTGGGACGGAATGCTGTCGTGTATTACTACCTCACGGATGATGCTCAGGGACGGTTCGCCATCAACTCTAACTCTGGTGTGATCACAACCTACACACAATTTGACCGTGAGCAGAGGAATCACTACGAGTTTACAGTACTGGCCGTGGATAGTGGTAACCCTCCAATGACTGGCTCAGCCACTGTCGTCCTCACAGTAACtgacatcaatgataactaccCAACATTTGATGGAGCCTCATTCCAGTTTTTCGTACAGGAGAATCTAGCTGTAGATGCTTATGTTGGGACACTTAGTgctaatgatgatgatgaagggGTCAATCAAGAGGTCATTTTCTCCATTTCTCCTTCATACGCCAATCAGGTTCCATTTTATGTCATGCCAGATggagcaataaaaacaaacattcgTCTTGACCGTGAGACGGAATCTTTCTACTCATTTGAAGTTGAAGTCACAGACAAAGGTTCACCTCCTCTGAGTACAGCTACCAATGTTGTCATACATGTCACTGACGACAATGACCAGGCTCCTGTCATCCAATTCCCAaacaagggcaataactctgtgtCAGTTTCCTTCCTGGTCCCTGTCGGTACTACCATCACCAAAGTATTAGCTTATGACCTGGATGAGGAAGGTCCGAACAGCAGACTGACCTATTCTATTAGATCAGGGAATCACCGTGACATTTTCGCCATTGGTCAGACCTCTGGTAACATCTACCTAAAGAGAGCATACTCCCTGGAGAGTGATGAGACATTTTTACTGGAAATTTCAGTAAAAGATAATGCACCGCATCCCAAGGAAACAGTCCACCAACTAGAAATAATACTCAAATACTCTAACGAATCCACTAGTTCTCTTGTAACAACGACTGGAAATACAAATGTGATCATCTCTATCGTCGTAATCGCATTCACATTTGTTATATCAGCCGCCATCATCACTACTATCTGCATCTTACGACGCCATGATAAAAAACTAGAAATGAAACATTCGGAGAAAATGTTTGACAAACCTGAAGTTACAGCagacaataaaacaaaaacatgtgaTTTAACTTACAACGTGAAGGATGTGCTGGACACgccaaagaaaaagaaaaaggaagTGAGTTTTTCTCTGGATGAGGCGTATGGTAGTATGCAGCACGACTACACTGGTACAACAGAATTAAACATTGCTGACCCACTAGAG GATGGTATGTACCCGAACCAGTCTAATAAACAGATACAAAATCTACACCTACACAAGCTCCACCTACAAGCTCATGATAAACACGACCAG aAAAACATTATGGCGCAGCCTTTGTTTGACAACTTGAGTGATACATCTGGTGAAACAGCGAACTCAGATAGTGGTCGGGGAGGAAGTGATGTTGATCTATCATGTCAAATGAGCATGCAAG ATGAACTAAAAACCTTCACATTCAACTATTTCAACAAGAAACCAAAGTCATCTACACCATCAACTTTATCGAATGTATCACAGCCATCAGTTCACAACAAGAACAGATCTCATCGAGGCAGTGACAGCTCCGGCCATTATGGACAGAAACATTATAATGGCTCGGTGGACGTTTTCCATACGGGGTCAGATTTCCCAAAAGATAAAACAGACTCTAGAGTTAAGAATTCTGTGGAAAACTTCACCAAAGACAATCCAAAGAAAAGTAGTCACAGATCCAAATCTGAGAAATGGTTCCCTTCGTATGTATGA
- the LOC138327409 gene encoding paramyosin-like: MASQEIEDDLDAPSEVIMDLRGKIENLREVNLDLNANLEKRRTGLKEAGNKIQQMSRNMQQFHTTLAAIDKQMEDNRSRLRDLDRMHKELQQEKSDINTELRFLSSEDAWAELNSGQQYDEEDLEQEKRFTDWARSDLSSKLNDLDLAKKRYADKVAENKKEWEMYKEDVWKSQMEAKTYLDDINEVNEQVVSRFKSLLKYGGQGLEETDRESINDTIRSIGIESAIRAESDKCMETQMVSWDIEEEIGQLLRHREQMWEQNSALMEDICALQSRNQRETIIPLKRSDKHTDLPNRDLAHQRRPSSAEESEENVPEHVGGGISLHKCTKLTDLSRLYKEPEIIQPNSDEVSTVQDTPVDAGSGQLELGSASGGHDLPSCDPPPQKDSESDENEPEPEVEERAEQSQPSLRSRHPQHLENTLMSDLMVSKIRGRAQGSNPQTGHKDAETVGGHNLHGLQATARRPSAFAFTPVQKNSRQKRN, translated from the exons ATGGCGTCCCAAGAGATCGAGGACGATTTGGATGCTCCTAGCGAGGTCATTATGGACCTCCGTGGTAAAATCGAAAACCTACGGGAGGTTAACCTAGACCTAAACGCTAACTTAGAAAAACGCCGAACTGGTCTGAAGGAAGCCGGTAACAAGATCCAACAGATGTCCAGGAACATGCAGCAATTCCATACAACCTTGGCAGCCATTGACAAACAGATGGAGGACAACAGAAGTCGCTTGCGTGACCTTGACCGCATGCACAAGGAGCTACAGCAGGAAAAGa GTGACATCAACACAGAGTTGCGATTTCTGTCGTCAGAGGATGCTTGGGCAGAACTCAACTCTGGTCAACAGTATGATGAGGAGGATTTGGAACAGGAGAAACGTTTTACTG ATTGGGCACGGAGTGACCTTTCCTCTAAgctgaatgaccttgaccttgcgAAGAAACGATACGCGGACAAGGTGGCAGAGAATAAAAAGGAGTGG GAAATGTACAAGGAGGATGTATGGAAAAGTCAAATGGAGGCCAAGACCTACCTTGACGATATCAACGAGGTCAATGAACAGGTAGTCTCACGCTTCAAAAGTCTACTGAAATACGGCGGCCAAG GTTTAGAGGAGACAGACAGAGAGAGTATCAACGACACTATCAGGTCCATTGGGATCGAGTCGGCGATCCGCGCAGAATCCGATAAG TGTATGGAAACTCAGATGGTCAGCTGGGACATCGAAGAGGAAATCGGACAACTGTTGAGGCACAGAGAACAAATGTGGGAACAGAACTCAGCCCTGATGGAGGATATTTGTGCCTTGCAGTCTCGGaatcaaagggagacaatcataCCTCTAAAGCGTTCAGACAAACACACAGACCTGCCTAACAGGGACCTAGCTCACCAAAGACGTCCGAGCAGTGCCGAGGAGAGTGAGGAGAACGTACCGGAACATGTCGGAGGGGGCATTTCACTCCACAA GTGCACAAAACTTACCGACCTCTCCCGCCTGTATAAGGAGCCGGAGATAATTCAGCCGAACAGTGACGAGGTTTCGACAGTCCAGGATACACCAGTGGACGCTGGAAGTGGCCAGCTGGAGCTTGGTTCGGCTTCTGGAGGTCATGACCTTCCCTCCTGTGACCCTCCCCCACAGAAGGATTCAGAGAGTGATGAAAACGAACCGGAACCAGAAGTTGAGGAGAGAGCAGAACAGTCACAGCCGTCACTTAGGTCCCGGCATCCTCAACATTTGGAAAATACAC TAATGTCGGACCTCATGGTGTCAAAGATTCGAGGACGGGCACAAGGGTCAAATCCACAGACTGGTCACAAAGACGCGGAGACGGTGGGCGGACACAACCTTCACGGCCTACAGGCGACAGCACGTCGGCCATCCGCCTTCGCCTTTACTCCTGTGCAGAAGAACAGCCGTCAGAAACGGAATTAA